In Microbacterium binotii, one DNA window encodes the following:
- a CDS encoding ArsR/SmtB family transcription factor, with translation MDEPRTDSTIRLDSRAVRALAHPLRSRILSRLRTHGPATATELASALGTNSGATSYHLRALGEVGLVTDTGEGEGRRREWRAASERHSWVDSDFAGDEDARTALAWLSRDYVRQFAAGAERWLDAAEHWPAEWVDVLGLSDGLLTVTPEQAAAFSAELAELMARYRDAGAADARARRIHVTSFARPLDLDDA, from the coding sequence ATGGACGAGCCCCGCACCGACAGCACCATCCGCCTCGACAGTCGCGCCGTGCGCGCGCTCGCCCATCCGTTGCGCTCGCGCATCCTGAGCCGGCTGCGCACCCACGGCCCCGCCACGGCGACCGAGCTCGCGAGCGCTCTCGGCACCAACTCGGGCGCGACCAGCTACCACCTGCGCGCCCTCGGCGAGGTGGGACTCGTGACCGACACCGGAGAGGGCGAGGGACGCCGCCGCGAGTGGCGTGCGGCGAGCGAGCGTCACTCGTGGGTCGACTCCGACTTCGCCGGCGACGAAGACGCCCGGACCGCGCTGGCGTGGCTGAGCCGCGACTACGTGCGTCAGTTCGCGGCGGGGGCCGAGCGCTGGCTGGATGCGGCCGAGCACTGGCCCGCGGAATGGGTCGACGTGCTGGGCCTGTCCGACGGCTTGCTGACCGTCACACCCGAGCAGGCCGCCGCTTTCTCCGCCGAGCTGGCGGAGCTCATGGCGCGCTACCGCGATGCGGGCGCGGCAGACGCACGGGCACGCCGCATCCACGTCACCTCCTTCGCGCGGCCCCTCGACCTGGACGACGCGTGA
- the rplM gene encoding 50S ribosomal protein L13 — translation MTRTFTPKAGEIQREWLVIDATDVVLGRLASHAATLLRGKHKPTFANHVDTGDFVIVINADKVALTGQKLEQKKAYRHSGYPGGLKSVTYSELLEKNPVRAVEKAIRGMLPKNSLGRQQLSKLKVYRGAEHPHAAQQPTAYAFDQVAQ, via the coding sequence GTGACGCGCACTTTCACCCCCAAGGCTGGCGAGATCCAGCGTGAGTGGCTGGTCATCGACGCGACCGACGTCGTCCTCGGACGCCTCGCCTCGCACGCGGCCACCCTCCTCCGCGGCAAGCACAAGCCCACCTTCGCCAACCATGTCGACACCGGTGACTTCGTCATCGTCATCAACGCCGACAAGGTGGCCCTCACCGGGCAGAAGCTCGAGCAGAAGAAGGCGTACCGCCACTCCGGTTACCCGGGCGGCCTCAAGTCCGTCACCTACTCGGAGCTGCTCGAGAAGAACCCCGTCCGCGCCGTGGAGAAGGCCATTCGCGGCATGCTCCCCAAGAACAGCCTGGGCCGCCAGCAGCTCTCGAAGCTGAAGGTCTACCGCGGTGCGGAGCACCCGCACGCCGCGCAGCAGCCCACGGCTTACGCCTTCGACCAGGTCGCCCAGTAA